Proteins co-encoded in one Verrucomicrobiia bacterium genomic window:
- a CDS encoding aquaporin: protein MDKTFKPALTEMVASFIFVATAAGVVCANALTRGEVSWVGIALANCFVFTALLALTTSASGGHINPAVTLGHWASRRISTQTAVIYIVAQLAGAIIAGLVLRSIFPTAVWQPVKLGAPIADGRVGLFGRVFVEALFTCIFVTTALALTVTHRTSISVGPLAVGCALGFCTLVAGPLTGGGFNPARAFGSAIGSGNWTNQWPYWVGPIIGGLVAPFVHRAITGTTDATGTTPTTWGGVTEREEPKVTVRQVKR from the coding sequence ATGGATAAAACGTTCAAACCGGCGCTGACCGAAATGGTCGCCAGCTTCATTTTCGTCGCCACGGCGGCGGGCGTGGTCTGCGCCAATGCCTTGACCCGCGGGGAGGTTTCCTGGGTCGGCATCGCTCTGGCCAACTGTTTCGTTTTCACCGCGCTTCTGGCCCTTACGACCAGCGCCTCCGGCGGACACATCAACCCCGCGGTGACGCTCGGGCACTGGGCCTCCCGGCGGATTTCGACGCAGACGGCGGTGATTTACATCGTCGCGCAGCTGGCGGGGGCGATTATCGCCGGGCTGGTTCTGCGCTCGATTTTCCCGACTGCGGTCTGGCAGCCGGTCAAGCTGGGAGCCCCCATCGCCGACGGGCGGGTGGGACTTTTCGGCCGGGTTTTCGTCGAGGCGCTCTTCACCTGCATTTTTGTGACCACGGCGCTGGCTTTGACCGTCACCCACCGGACCTCCATTTCGGTCGGGCCTCTGGCGGTCGGGTGCGCCCTTGGTTTCTGCACCCTGGTAGCGGGACCGCTCACCGGAGGGGGCTTCAACCCCGCGCGGGCTTTTGGCTCCGCCATCGGTTCCGGCAACTGGACCAACCAGTGGCCCTACTGGGTCGGCCCCATCATCGGCGGCTTGGTGGCCCCGTTTGTTCACCGGGCCATCACCGGCACGACCGATGCGACCGGCACAACCCCCACTACCTGGGGCGGCGTGACCGAGCGGGAAGAGCCGAAGGTGACCGTCCGGCAGGTCAAGCGTTAA